The genomic DNA GAAGCTGTCGGCATTCCTCAAGTATCTTTCGAGCTTCGCCTTCTTCTTGTCATCCATGTTAGCCACCTCCTTGCTTGGTTGATGCAATCCTATTCTGTTGTCATTTACTTTTGCATTAACAGTAGCATATTATTATCACAATGTAAATATACCATTTATGTATACATAAAAGTAGCACACAAAATGATGACAATATCTTGCTAAATTCAGTAGGAAGGATAGCCGGTTGTGCTTAAAAGGAACCTTTTTTGACTTTGGGCGATACAGGATGCAATCGCCACTAATTTCTCCGAACCATTCAGCCTCGTCCTGGTGATCGAAACATCACAAAGCTTGGGTATTTCGAGACTAAAGGGTGCATCCGCTCAATTATGAGATCATTCGTATGTCGTTCGATGTGTTAGTGGGAGGAGGCTCTTTTTAGTATAGCCGAGGAACTGGTTTTGCTATCCAAAAAGATACTATGAAGGGGGCCCCCGGGTTAAGATATCCTCTTGGTAAGCAGAAAACAAACAAGAGGAGGAATCATGACCCAGACCACCCTTCAGGAACAACATACCGGAAACGAGCAGGTTTTGTACATGGCCTTTGAGTTGGCGAACAAGACGTGGAAACTTGCTTTCGGGAGTGGGGGGAATCCCAGAATTATTGAGATGCCGGCCAGAGACCAGGAACGTTTGATTGAGGAAATTGCCAGGGCAAAGAAGAGATTCAGCCTTCCGCAGGAAGCACACGTGGTGAGTTGCTATGAGGCCGGCCGGGACGGATTTTGGATACATCGATATCTGCTTTCGGTAGGCATTCAGAACATTGTGGTGGATTCATCGAGCATCGAGGTGAACCGAAGGAAACGCCGGGCGAAGACAGACCGGATCGATGCCATGAAGCTGTACACGATGCTTGTCAGACATGATCGAGGCGAGAAAGGCGTCTGGAGCGTGGTTCGGGTTCCCAGCCGGGAAGACGAGGATGAGCGCCGTACTCATCGGGAGATAGAGCGGCTGCAGAAAGAGCGAGGGGCGCACAGCAGTCGCATAAAATCGCTCCTGGTAACCCAGGGGATTGTAGCCAAGGTGAACCGGGATTTGCCCGAACTACTCGAGAATGTTCGGCTCTGGGACGGATCACCGCTGAGCCCGCAGCTAAAGGCAGAGATCAAACGTGAGTTTTCTCGGATGGAAGAGGTAGACCGGCAGCTTCGGGAGATACGTGGGCAACAGAGGGACATGCTCAAAGTAGCTGAAGCAACTAAAGAGGAGGAAGCATCGCCCTCGGCCAACTCGCTGAAGAAGGTTGAGATGGTACTGGGGCTGACGTGCCTGCGAGGCATTGGCGAGAGGTCGGCGTGGCCATTGATTTACGAATTTCTCTGGCGGGACTTTGGAAACCGGCGTGAGGTAGCCAGTGCGGCGGGCCTGGTGGGGACACCATACGACAGTGGCGGGAGTGTTCGAGAACAGGGCATCAGTAAAGCAGGAAACAAGCGGATCCGGCGGCTCATGGTGGAATTGGGCTGGTATTGGTTGCGATACCAACCGGAGAGTGCGATTACGGTGTGGTTCA from Dehalococcoidia bacterium includes the following:
- a CDS encoding IS110 family transposase, with translation MTQTTLQEQHTGNEQVLYMAFELANKTWKLAFGSGGNPRIIEMPARDQERLIEEIARAKKRFSLPQEAHVVSCYEAGRDGFWIHRYLLSVGIQNIVVDSSSIEVNRRKRRAKTDRIDAMKLYTMLVRHDRGEKGVWSVVRVPSREDEDERRTHREIERLQKERGAHSSRIKSLLVTQGIVAKVNRDLPELLENVRLWDGSPLSPQLKAEIKREFSRMEEVDRQLREIRGQQRDMLKVAEATKEEEASPSANSLKKVEMVLGLTCLRGIGERSAWPLIYEFLWRDFGNRREVASAAGLVGTPYDSGGSVREQGISKAGNKRIRRLMVELGWYWLRYQPESAITVWFNERFAQGGKRMRRIGIIGVARKLLIALWKYVKFGQVPEGAQLKEGKCLT